From the genome of Persephonella atlantica:
GAAGCCTATCAGGTCTGCTGTTAATAGGGCTGACTATCTTTCTCAATTCTGGGAACCATTACATTTAGGACATATACCTGTGAAGGTTATGTCGTAGCTGTGAACCTGATATCCTTCTTTCTGTAGAATTTCCTCGTTTATCCTTACAGCCTCTTCAGTATCCACATCATATATGCTGTTGCAGTTGGAGCACTTAAAGTGGAAATGCTCGTCTATTCTGCCGTCAAATCTGCTCTGCTTTCCATCGCTCAGCTCTAAAATCAGCCCTTCGTCCCTCAGTATTTTCAGGTTTCTGTAAACTGTTCCCAGACTGATGTTAGGTATGTACTGCCTTGCTCTCTCATAAATCCAGTCTGCAGTAGGATGTATGTCTGTAGACCTGAGGATGTCTAATATAACCTTTCTCTGCTGCGTGTTTCTTCTTTTAATGTTTTTTTCCATCTGCCGCCACCCTTACTTATTAATTTTTACAGTTTCTATTAATATATATTAAACAGTTATTAACTAAACTATGATATAAAGCATATGCTAAAATTGAACTTACATCCGAATATATTTATTATATAATAAATCTAATTTTTATCAGTAATCATTATTAAATATGGTGCAGTTATGAAAAAAGTCAAAATTATTGCCACGGTAGGACCATCATCAAATTCTGAAGAAACGTTAAAACAGCTGATAGAAACTGGTGTTGACGTTTTTAGATTTAACTTCTCCCATGGGGATTACAAAACACACAGAGAAAATATTGAAAAAATAAGAAAGGTATCAAAAGAGCTGAAAAAAGAAGTTGCCGTGCTTCAGGATTTATCAGGTCCAAAAATAAGAATAGGGGAAGTAAAAGAACCTTTCTACCTTCATTATGAAGACAGGATAAAGATAGTTAAAGAGCAGATTGTTGGAAGCAGAGAAAAAATAAGTCTTAACCATCCAGAGATTATTGACAAACTTGAGATTGGAGACAGGATATACATAGCTGATGGAATGATAAGACTGAAAGTTATTGACAAGGATTCGGAAGGTGTACTGTGCACAGTTATTGTCGGAGGAATGCTGTCTTCCAAAAAAGGTGTAAACTTCCCAAACATAAAGTTAGACATTCCAGCTCTGACAGAAAAAGACAAAAAGGACATCATATTTGGTATAGAGATAGGAATAGATATTATCGCCCTCTCTTTTGTTAAAGACCCGCAGGACATATCAGAAACAAAACAGTTTGTCCGCAAAAATGGAAGGGATACTCCTGTCTTTGCAAAGATAGAAAAGCATGAAGCTGTTGATAATATAGACAGTATTATTTTGGAAGCTGACGGTATTATGGTGGCAAGGGGAGACCTTGGTGTTGAGATTGATATGGAAAAAGTTCCTGTAATACAGAAGATGATTATAAAAAAGTGTAACGATGCAGGGAAACCTGTCATAACAGCAACACAGATGCTTACCTCAATGCTCACATCTCCCAGACCTACAAGAGCTGAGGTTTCAGACATTGCCAATGCTGTTTTAGACGGAACAGACGCTGTGATGCTTTCTGATGAAACAGCTGTAGGAAAATACCCTGTTGAAGCAGTAGAAGTTATGCACAGAACCATAGTAGAAACAGAAAAGATATACAGGTTCTACAGAGAAAGACCTGTGAACGACCCGACAACAGCTGTTGCATCTGCAGGAAGTAATATCGCAAGAGATGTAAAAGCAAAAGCCATTGTAGCTTTCACAAGGTCAGGAAGAACAGCAATTAATGTGTCAAAATTCAGACCAGAATGCAGAATATTAGGAATAACACACGATATAAAGACTTTCAGAAGACTAAACATCGTCTGGGGAGTTGAGCCATACATGATAATAAAAGAAGGTCTCAGCTCTGATGAGATGCTGAAAGAATTTGTAGAGTTTGCATACAGGAAGGATTTTTCAGAGGAAGATATAACAATTGCCCTCCTTGGATTTGTTGGTGGACTGACAGGTTCAACAAGTATTGTGAGAGTGCTGAAAAGGGAAGATGTTAAAGAGATAATAGGCTCTTAGATTCTTCTTTTAAAAATACTAATCAAAGCTGACAGCATCTCTTCCTTCATAAGATAACTGGCAAAAAAATAGACCAGCATACCAACAGGAATTCCGGCAAGAACCTGTATGTATACGCTGGGAAATACAGCTTTTACTAAATAAATCACCAGCACCATAAAAGCAGCTGACAGAAGACTGTTTATCAGTGTTTTTACAGCACTTTTTTTATCAATCTCAAAATCTGAAAGGCAGTAAAGATACAAAAACCCAGATATTCCACCTATAGAAGAGGCAAGGGCAAGACCAAAAACACCCCAATCAAGAACAAAACCAAACACAACAGCAAGTACAACACTAACAATCAGACCAAAGATTGTAGAATACAGAGGGGTTTTTGTATCACCTGTAGAGAAAAAGGCACTTTTATAAGGTCTGGAAAGTGCGTACCCTATCAGACCTACAGAATAACCAACAAGGGCAGTAAATGTTGCACTGGTATCACTCTGGGAAAACTCTCCCCTTTGAAGAAGCAGATGTATAATCTCCTTACCCAGTACAATCATTCCCGCTGTAGCAGGAATAGAGACAAAAATGGCAAATCTAACGCCCATACTCAAATCATTTTTAAATCCTTCCCTGTTTCCATCTGAAAAATGTCTGGACAGTGAAACTAAAAGAGCATTACCTAAACCAATAGCAAATATACCAATAGGAAGCTGAAATATCCTGTTAGCATAGTAAAGATAAGAGATGGCACCCCCTAAAAGAAAGGAAGCAATAACAGTGTCCACAATAAATGCAAACTGACTAACACCAAATGAGGCAAATGCAGGAAGGAGCTTTATTAATGTCTTCTTTATCTCATTTACATATCTTAACGAAAAACGGGGGACAAGACCTTCAGAAATAAGGAAAGGTATCTGAAGAACTACCTGAAATATGCCACCAATAATAGCTCCCACTGCCAGAGAGTATATTCCCAAATATTCAGTCAAAAAAAAGGCAGAAAAGATGAAGGAAAGATTAAGAAGAGCAGGTGAAACAGCAGGAATAAAAAACCTCTCCCGTGTATTGAGGAGAGCCATAAAAAAGGATACCCACCCTACAAGTATCAGATAGGGAAAAACAATCTTCAGTATATCTCCAGCTTCGTCAAGGGTTCCCTTTTCAGATAAACCGGGAGCTATCAGTGAAACAAAAAAATCGGAAAATACAACAACAACAACAGTGATAACAGATAAAGTCAGTGTATAAAAGGAAAAAAGAGAGGAAACATACAGTTTTGCGTAATTACTGTCCTTTTTTTCAAGGGAAGTATAAATAGGGATAAAGGCAGCGTTAAAGCTACCTTCAGCAACAAGCTGTCTCAATGTGTTAGGAATTCTCCATGCTACAAAAAATGCATCTGTAAGGGCATTTGCTCCAAATATGTAAGCAATGGTGGCATCTCTGATGTAGCCCAGTACTCTACTGATAAACGTTGCAGCAGAAAAAAAGAGGGTATTTTTTAGAAAACCTTTTTTCAATTTACCTCCCTAAGATAATAGAGCAGTATCACTGTGAGTTATTTATCTTTACTGTTGAGGTCAAAAACAGTCTTTTGCCGTTTTTGAAGACCGTAAGCCTTATTGTGTACTCACCGGAAGGAACCTGCTCCTTATTAAAATCTTTCTGTTTCCAGCACCACTTCTTTTTTTGTGAAGGTTTCAGCTCTACAATAGACTGGGTAGCAACAGGAGAATAAATAATCTTCTCAAAGTCCCTGTCCTCAAAAACAGCCCACGGAGCAGAAGAAGGAAGAAAAACATTTACATCAGATTTATTTTCCAGCACAAAACATATGTCTTCTTTTTTGTTGAAAACCTTTTTAATCGGCTTAAATTCTAAATCTCCGTTTGTAGCTGCAGCATAAGAAAAGATTACAATCGTTAAAAAGGTTCCTATTAACTTGGCAAACATATTATTTCCCCTTTAGATTAGAATATTTTTAATAACAAAATTTTATATAAAAATAATATCGTTTCAAGGAGAAAAAATGTTTAGAGTTGCTATTATTGGAAGACCTAATGTAGGAAAGTCATCACTTTTTAACAGGATTATAGGAAAAAGGAAAGCCATTGTTGAAGACATACCGGGAGTTACAAGGGACAGAATTGTTGCAACAGCTCAGTGGCAGGGCGTTCCTTTTGAGCTTGTGGACACAGGAGGTTATGTAGAGGAAGATACAGACAGGTTTGCTCCATATCTGAGGAAACAGATAGAAAAAGAGCTTGAGCTTTCAGACCTGTTTGTGTTTGTTGTGGATGGTAAAGAAGGACTTACACAGGCAGACAAAGACATTGCCGATTTGCTCAGAAAAACAGATAAACCTGTTATTGTAGCTGTTAACAAAATAGACAATCCTCAGCAGGAAGACAGAGTTTATGAGTTTTATGAGCTGGGATTTGAAAAGGTTATACCTGTTTCCTCTATTCAGAGAACAGGAGTGGCAGAGCTGTTAGACGAGATTGTGAAACATATTCCAGAGTATGAAAGGGAAATACCTGAAGAAAACAGGGTAGTGGAGAAA
Proteins encoded in this window:
- the pyk gene encoding pyruvate kinase — translated: MKKVKIIATVGPSSNSEETLKQLIETGVDVFRFNFSHGDYKTHRENIEKIRKVSKELKKEVAVLQDLSGPKIRIGEVKEPFYLHYEDRIKIVKEQIVGSREKISLNHPEIIDKLEIGDRIYIADGMIRLKVIDKDSEGVLCTVIVGGMLSSKKGVNFPNIKLDIPALTEKDKKDIIFGIEIGIDIIALSFVKDPQDISETKQFVRKNGRDTPVFAKIEKHEAVDNIDSIILEADGIMVARGDLGVEIDMEKVPVIQKMIIKKCNDAGKPVITATQMLTSMLTSPRPTRAEVSDIANAVLDGTDAVMLSDETAVGKYPVEAVEVMHRTIVETEKIYRFYRERPVNDPTTAVASAGSNIARDVKAKAIVAFTRSGRTAINVSKFRPECRILGITHDIKTFRRLNIVWGVEPYMIIKEGLSSDEMLKEFVEFAYRKDFSEEDITIALLGFVGGLTGSTSIVRVLKREDVKEIIGS
- a CDS encoding Fur family transcriptional regulator, encoding MEKNIKRRNTQQRKVILDILRSTDIHPTADWIYERARQYIPNISLGTVYRNLKILRDEGLILELSDGKQSRFDGRIDEHFHFKCSNCNSIYDVDTEEAVRINEEILQKEGYQVHSYDITFTGICPKCNGSQN
- the murJ gene encoding murein biosynthesis integral membrane protein MurJ; protein product: MKKGFLKNTLFFSAATFISRVLGYIRDATIAYIFGANALTDAFFVAWRIPNTLRQLVAEGSFNAAFIPIYTSLEKKDSNYAKLYVSSLFSFYTLTLSVITVVVVVFSDFFVSLIAPGLSEKGTLDEAGDILKIVFPYLILVGWVSFFMALLNTRERFFIPAVSPALLNLSFIFSAFFLTEYLGIYSLAVGAIIGGIFQVVLQIPFLISEGLVPRFSLRYVNEIKKTLIKLLPAFASFGVSQFAFIVDTVIASFLLGGAISYLYYANRIFQLPIGIFAIGLGNALLVSLSRHFSDGNREGFKNDLSMGVRFAIFVSIPATAGMIVLGKEIIHLLLQRGEFSQSDTSATFTALVGYSVGLIGYALSRPYKSAFFSTGDTKTPLYSTIFGLIVSVVLAVVFGFVLDWGVFGLALASSIGGISGFLYLYCLSDFEIDKKSAVKTLINSLLSAAFMVLVIYLVKAVFPSVYIQVLAGIPVGMLVYFFASYLMKEEMLSALISIFKRRI